One window of the Trifolium pratense cultivar HEN17-A07 linkage group LG2, ARS_RC_1.1, whole genome shotgun sequence genome contains the following:
- the LOC123904275 gene encoding 4-coumarate--CoA ligase-like 6, with translation IITAFKISTIAANFNFKMPQNTITHPHWYSSKTGIYNSIHSPRNIPTDPFLDLVSFIFSHPHDGVLALIDHSTGSSISYSKLLPLVKSMASGLHKMGVSQRDVVLLLLPNSIYYPIVLLGVMYLGAVVTPLNPLSSAGEIRKQVNDSGASFAFTIPENVKKLEPLGMPIIVVPENEKVLKHESFSCFFNLIYGNFDLSQKPVIKQEDNAAILYSSGTTGMSKGVVLTHRNFIAMVELFMRLQASQYEYPSSKKVYLAVVPMFHIYGLSHFAMGLLSLGSTIVVMRKFDIDEAITAIGKYNVTHFNVVPPILSALTTKAKGVKGSKLQSLRQVTCSAAPLSIAAINDFVQAFPNVDFIQGYGMTESGGTVAHGFNTEKFHNYSSLGLLAPNMEAKVVDCNSGAFLPPGSSGEIWLRGPSIMKGYLNNKEATMSTIDQDGWLHTGDIVYFDQDGYLYLSDRLKDMIKYKGFQIAPGDLEAVLILHPEIVDVAVTSAKDEEAGEIPVAFVVKKTGSVLSLKDVIDYVAKQVAPHKKVRKVVFTDKIPRSATGKILRRQLRNYLTSKL, from the exons ATCATAACAGCATTCAAAATTTCAACAATAGCTGCAAATTTCAACTTCAAAATGCCCCAAAACACCATCACTCACCCTCACTGGTATTCATCAAAAACTGGAATTTACAACAGTATACACTCTCCTAGGAACATTCCAACCGACCCTTTTCTCGACCTTGTTTCCTTCATTTTTTCTCACCCTCATGATGGGGTTTTGGCCCTTATTGATCACTCAACTGGGTCTTCTATTTCTTACTCAAAGTTGCTACCTTTAGTCAAATCAATGGCTTCTGGTCTTCATAAAATGGGTGTTTCACAACGTGATGTTGTTTTGCTTCTACTTCCAAATTCAATTTACTATCCCATTGTACTATTAGGTGTTATGTATCTAGGTGCTGTTGTTACACCATTGAATCCTCTAAGTAGTGCTGGCGAAATTCGTAAGCAAGTTAATGATAGTGGTGCAAGTTTTGCTTTTACTATACCTGAAAATGTTAAGAAACTAGAGCCATTAGGCATGCCTATTATTGTTGTGCCAGAAAATGAAAAGGTTTTGAAGCATGAATCTTTCTCATGTTTTTTTAACCTGATTTATGGTAACTTCGATTTATCTCAAAAGCCGGTTATTAAACAAGAAGACAATGCTGCTATATTGTACTCTTCCGGTACAACAGGTATGAGCAAAGGAGTCGTTTTAACTCATAGAAATTTTATTGCTATGGTTGAGCTTTTTATGAGGTTACAAGCTTCTCAATATGAGTACCCTAGTTCCAAAAAGGTGTATCTAGCTGTTGTGCCAATGTTCCATATATATGGTTTATCGCATTTTGCCATGGGATTATTGTCGTTGGGCTCAACAATCGTAGTAATGAGGAAATTTGACATTGATGAGGCTATTACGGCAATTGGTAAATATAATGTTACACATTTTAATGTTGTTCCACCGATATTGTCGGCATTGACAACGAAGGCAAAGGGTGTTAAGGGAAGTAAGTTGCAGAGTTTAAGACAGGTCACTTGCAGTGCAGCACCTTTGAGCATAGCAGCCATCAATGATTTTGTTCAAGCTTTCCCTAATGTTGATTTTATACAG ggTTATGGAATGACTGAGTCGGGAGGAACAGTAGCACACGGCTTCAATACAGAAAAGTTTCACAACTATTCTTCACTAGGATTGTTAGCTCCAAACATGGAGGCAAAAGTAGTAGACTGCAATAGTGGTGCATTTTTGCCTCCAGGCAGCAGTGGTGAGATTTGGTTGAGAGGGCCTTCAATTATGAAAG GATACTTGAATAATAAGGAAGCTACAATGTCAACAATTGATCAAGATGGTTGGCTACATACTGGagatatagtttattttgatcaGGATGGATATTTATATTTGTCTGATCGATTGAAAGACATGATCAAATACAAGGGCTTTCAG ATTGCTCctggtgatttagaagctgtGTTAATTTTGCATCCAGAAATAGTTGATGTCGCCGTTACAAG TGCCAAGGATGAAGAAGCTGGGGAGATTCCAGTGGCATTTGTGGTTAAGAAGACTGGAAGTGTACTTTCTCTAAAGGACGTTATCGATTATGTTGCGAAACAG GTTGCTCCACACAAGAAGGTTCGGAAAGTTGTCTTCACCGACAAAATACCGAGATCTGCGACTGGAAAGATCCTCAGAAGGCAACTCAGAAATTACTTAACTTCTAAACTCTAA